A portion of the Acidobacteriota bacterium genome contains these proteins:
- a CDS encoding tetratricopeptide repeat protein, translated as MRHRRLGMRSLVVAGAVLLGLVSASAEPRRGVASHAGEPIDPLEGWWQVRSGDQELFTNASPERGAEILLRLGYFRAVFTRLAPEIEQRSPVPLRIIAFRDAAAYASYKNGRDRGGVRILGQFVRSREDAFITLNAAADGSGGRDGLAVAYHESVHDLIAHNFPAVPRWLDEGLAEYYGAFRIEGPLTAAGARAAGARGMAEGMAEWPNSAGAATAAGARGMAEWPNSAGARGVEEPVAGGARGVEEPVAGGARGRAEGPNSVGARGMVEGRNRIDPSEAPATVARIGLPVERHLDWLQRDRNLALREVVAERDLHGGRSSRVGRFYAVSWALVHYLLSSPEDTGRLGDFLVRLLDGEDPERALPAAMGRSLDRLEEELESYLLAGRFATLSVPVEQLPAPSAVEARPLPRAEIATHLGDLLALSNRREEAAEHFELALSAGSDLAEGWSGLAWLQDLVGSHQEAEVLHRKALALQPRRAATWLRWGRNRSAVGDWNAARAAFAEALVLDPGFAEARAFLGRVHGRPGGDPKSGARHLERAIAALPYRMDLVVDLVRVLLADRRPDEAERWVEGMLARFGEGEQVDGARQDIQRARELLAAEEAFAVGDAEAGLAAFDRAVSATRDGPLRQAMEERLRDLQRRYRP; from the coding sequence ATGCGCCATCGCCGCCTGGGGATGCGATCCCTGGTGGTGGCGGGAGCGGTTCTGCTGGGACTCGTGTCCGCTTCGGCGGAGCCACGCCGCGGAGTCGCCTCCCATGCCGGCGAGCCGATCGATCCCCTAGAGGGCTGGTGGCAGGTACGCTCCGGTGACCAGGAACTCTTCACCAATGCTTCGCCGGAACGCGGCGCCGAGATCCTTCTGCGCTTGGGCTACTTCCGTGCCGTGTTCACTCGCCTGGCACCGGAGATCGAGCAGCGTTCGCCGGTGCCGCTGCGCATCATCGCCTTCCGCGACGCGGCCGCCTACGCGTCTTACAAGAACGGTCGCGACCGGGGTGGCGTGCGCATTCTCGGCCAGTTCGTGCGCAGCCGCGAGGACGCCTTCATCACCTTGAACGCGGCGGCCGATGGGAGCGGTGGAAGAGATGGTCTCGCCGTCGCCTACCACGAGTCGGTTCACGACCTGATCGCCCACAACTTTCCGGCGGTACCGCGCTGGCTGGACGAGGGATTGGCCGAGTACTACGGAGCCTTTCGCATCGAGGGCCCGCTCACGGCGGCAGGTGCCAGGGCGGCAGGTGCCAGGGGAATGGCGGAAGGAATGGCGGAATGGCCGAACTCGGCAGGTGCTGCCACGGCGGCAGGTGCCAGGGGAATGGCGGAATGGCCGAACTCGGCAGGTGCCAGGGGGGTGGAAGAGCCAGTGGCTGGGGGTGCCAGGGGGGTGGAAGAGCCAGTGGCTGGGGGTGCCAGGGGAAGGGCCGAAGGGCCGAATTCGGTAGGTGCCAGGGGAATGGTCGAAGGGCGGAATCGGATCGATCCTTCGGAGGCCCCGGCGACGGTCGCTCGCATCGGCCTGCCGGTCGAGCGTCATCTCGATTGGCTGCAGCGAGACCGCAATCTGGCTCTGCGAGAGGTGGTAGCAGAGCGGGACTTGCACGGCGGCCGCTCCAGTCGAGTGGGCCGTTTCTATGCTGTCTCCTGGGCGTTGGTCCACTATCTGCTGTCCAGCCCAGAGGACACTGGCCGCCTGGGGGACTTTCTCGTCCGATTGCTCGATGGCGAAGATCCGGAACGGGCTCTACCGGCGGCGATGGGTCGCTCCCTCGACCGCCTCGAAGAGGAACTCGAGTCGTATTTGCTCGCCGGACGGTTCGCGACGCTGTCGGTTCCCGTCGAACAACTGCCGGCACCCTCGGCGGTTGAGGCGAGGCCATTGCCTCGGGCGGAGATCGCGACCCACCTGGGTGATCTGCTCGCCCTTTCCAATCGGCGGGAAGAGGCGGCGGAACACTTCGAGCTTGCCCTGTCGGCCGGGTCGGACCTGGCCGAGGGGTGGTCCGGTCTCGCCTGGTTGCAGGATCTCGTCGGCAGTCATCAAGAAGCCGAGGTCCTCCACCGCAAGGCCCTGGCTTTGCAGCCGAGACGGGCCGCGACCTGGCTGCGGTGGGGCCGCAACCGTTCTGCCGTAGGCGATTGGAACGCCGCCCGAGCCGCCTTCGCCGAGGCCCTGGTTCTTGATCCCGGCTTCGCCGAGGCCCGAGCCTTTCTGGGGCGCGTCCACGGTCGCCCCGGCGGGGATCCGAAGAGCGGTGCACGCCACCTGGAGCGGGCGATCGCCGCGCTGCCCTATCGAATGGACCTGGTGGTCGATTTGGTGCGGGTTCTGCTGGCGGACCGGCGACCGGACGAGGCCGAGCGTTGGGTGGAGGGGATGCTCGCCCGCTTCGGCGAGGGAGAGCAGGTCGACGGAGCCCGCCAGGATATCCAGCGCGCCCGTGAACTCCTCGCCGCCGAGGAAGCCTTCGCCGTCGGCGACGCGGAGGCCGGCTTGGCGGCCTTCGACCGGGCCGTTTCGGCCACCCGCGACGGGCCCCTGCGCCAGGCGATGGAGGAGCGCCTGCGCGATCTTCAACGTCGCTATCGCCCCTAG
- a CDS encoding DUF4388 domain-containing protein encodes MEFSGRLSAFPPGNILQWAGNERRTGALVVRRSKVEKRIYFEEGRIVGCLSDDPAEYYGQHLLLHGFLDEKTFLRALYECKRRSRRLGAVLVELDLLTAEEIETTLRQQIIDSVCDIFLWERGVFFFEADSPEEEEIRPTPIDTVAVVMEGSRWIDELARIRKVFVHDHIVLHRGQEATYGALTPLEKKILAATDGAKDLRQVHSVVRGSFFRFLEAAYRLCLREALDIAAIADFEDQPSQEIRLVDLMLEQVAEEERAILDERQQAIPLAALREMVPVWAKNLSEEESNRVSEALREFCRRLDGERALGDALSKQPERLREELEFLQVRLSQGNLALLPCPIDRLDSELEVAGGETPWWRRLVARKE; translated from the coding sequence ATGGAATTCTCGGGTCGATTGAGCGCCTTTCCCCCTGGCAACATCCTCCAGTGGGCGGGCAATGAGCGCCGCACTGGTGCACTGGTTGTGCGCCGTAGCAAAGTAGAGAAGAGAATCTACTTTGAAGAGGGCCGCATAGTCGGCTGTCTTTCCGACGATCCCGCGGAGTACTACGGCCAGCACCTTCTGCTCCACGGTTTTTTGGACGAGAAGACCTTTCTTCGGGCTCTCTACGAATGCAAACGCAGGTCTCGCCGCCTCGGAGCCGTACTGGTCGAGCTGGATCTCCTCACTGCCGAGGAGATCGAAACGACCTTACGGCAGCAGATCATCGATTCTGTTTGCGATATTTTCTTGTGGGAGCGGGGTGTTTTCTTCTTCGAAGCGGATTCTCCGGAGGAAGAAGAGATCAGACCGACCCCTATCGATACGGTCGCTGTTGTGATGGAAGGTTCGCGTTGGATCGACGAGTTGGCTCGAATCCGAAAGGTATTCGTTCACGACCACATCGTCCTTCACCGAGGGCAAGAGGCCACATATGGCGCTCTGACACCTTTGGAGAAAAAAATTCTCGCGGCCACCGACGGCGCCAAAGATCTCAGGCAGGTTCATTCGGTGGTTCGTGGTTCTTTTTTTAGGTTTCTGGAAGCAGCGTATCGGTTGTGCCTGCGAGAGGCCTTGGATATCGCGGCCATCGCCGACTTCGAGGACCAGCCCTCGCAGGAAATTCGCCTGGTCGATCTAATGCTTGAACAAGTAGCGGAAGAAGAACGGGCGATTCTCGACGAACGCCAGCAAGCGATCCCGTTAGCGGCTCTGCGAGAAATGGTCCCTGTATGGGCAAAGAATCTTTCTGAGGAAGAGAGTAACCGAGTGTCCGAAGCATTGCGTGAGTTCTGCCGTCGCCTGGATGGCGAGAGAGCCCTCGGGGACGCCCTTTCGAAGCAGCCTGAGCGTCTTCGGGAGGAGCTCGAATTTCTGCAGGTCCGCCTGAGCCAAGGCAACCTCGCGCTCCTCCCGTGTCCGATCGATCGATTGGACTCAGAGCTGGAAGTCGCAGGCGGCGAGACCCCGTGGTGGCGCCGATTGGTGGCCCGAAAAGAATAG
- a CDS encoding NAD(P)-dependent alcohol dehydrogenase, with protein sequence MKRYEVTEAFGLENLTPGEGPRPEPGPGEIRIALSAVSLNYRDLLMVTGQYNPRQPLPLVPCSDGVGTVEAVGPGVTRFVPGDRVCPLFSQRWIAGEPTPERLRSTLGGPLDGTLRSHMTLPAEGAVAAPEHLSDAEAACLPCAALTAWSALVTLGDLTAGDTLLVLGTGGVSISALQLGVALGARVIVTSSSDAKLERARDLGAWQTLNYRRDEAWGKTVRQLTGGRGVDQVLEVGGAGTLEQSLKAVRPGGTVSVIGVLAGVKAPLSVLPVLMQQVRLQGVLVGHRDGFEAMNRALAANSLHPVVDRVFPFDEARAAFDHLASARHFGKVVIETT encoded by the coding sequence ATGAAACGGTACGAAGTCACAGAGGCCTTCGGTCTCGAAAACCTGACTCCCGGTGAGGGTCCGAGACCTGAGCCCGGTCCCGGTGAGATTCGCATCGCCCTCTCCGCCGTATCCCTCAACTACCGGGACCTGCTGATGGTTACCGGCCAGTACAACCCGCGGCAACCGCTGCCTCTGGTGCCGTGCTCCGACGGGGTGGGCACCGTCGAGGCGGTGGGACCGGGGGTGACGCGATTCGTGCCGGGAGACCGGGTGTGCCCGTTGTTCTCCCAACGCTGGATCGCCGGCGAGCCGACCCCGGAGCGCCTGCGCTCCACCCTCGGCGGCCCCCTGGACGGCACCCTCCGCAGCCACATGACCCTGCCGGCGGAAGGCGCGGTGGCGGCGCCGGAGCACCTGAGCGATGCGGAAGCCGCCTGCCTACCCTGCGCCGCCCTCACCGCCTGGAGCGCCCTCGTCACCCTTGGTGATCTGACCGCCGGCGACACGCTGCTGGTTCTCGGTACCGGCGGTGTCTCGATTTCCGCGCTGCAGCTCGGAGTCGCCCTCGGAGCACGGGTGATCGTCACCTCGTCGAGCGACGCCAAGCTCGAGCGGGCGCGGGACCTCGGTGCCTGGCAAACCCTCAACTATCGACGGGACGAGGCATGGGGCAAGACCGTGCGCCAGCTCACCGGCGGCCGCGGCGTGGACCAGGTGCTCGAAGTCGGCGGCGCCGGCACCCTGGAGCAGAGCCTCAAGGCAGTGCGCCCGGGCGGCACCGTCAGCGTGATCGGCGTGCTGGCGGGGGTGAAGGCACCGCTGTCGGTCCTTCCCGTCCTGATGCAGCAGGTGCGTTTGCAGGGAGTGCTGGTCGGTCATCGAGACGGTTTCGAAGCGATGAACCGCGCCCTGGCGGCAAACTCGCTGCACCCGGTGGTCGATCGCGTGTTCCCCTTCGACGAGGCGCGGGCGGCCTTCGACCACCTGGCCTCCGCCCGGCACTTCGGCAAGGTGGTCATCGAGACGACCTGA
- a CDS encoding DEAD/DEAH box helicase, with protein sequence MSDLINFEFLGTGIGLLSMPGGDGHTAIYVGKVANLSRPLRSCTCRESNRKTCRHLLALAKGVASARKRWSGRSFQEFFESTVWHRLAGLLHEARPPACDVVRVASVGGAVRVTMPDGRELLRYVDASPARLRFLERTGKAPVGDGSTVDRAELLERLALFQLNTSEYRLRQAGMPSNRESWQRSIWYRVAYHCVREFGDGGTFHPAVDKEEGTFVVTYRDPEGRAVLEISVPRPRVDQMLRLLATAYPAQDDLKVRPIPLQALRKVMGDSDLEVEVRPVLRALDEHGVERFFEIRERFRYGDLAYLWELGVLVRIDGGAADQPLTRLRLERGQIATFLDENRDALAEGTLVLDQPLQHLNVFKEVDDLRVLVGEGERWDEVTVYCGFGDDEIPLTEIAQAKKAGLPFLETESGWVDLNSPAIRSLTALGGATGEMSAGHLLRLKGALGEGVRLAGEEAGREWLDRIIDLRPSEPWRATPGLRSELRPYQRHGVDWLRFLVENRLGGLLCDDMGLGKTHQAMALMVSLLEQGEGGEGPFLVVCPTSVVPHWENKIREHAPGLKVEVHHGPDRDLETSLSVGPRAVILTSYGVMLRDAKALAKVAFRVIFFDEIQHLKNRQTQAFKAARTLKAESFLGLTGTPVENALQELKTLMDVVLPGYLGTDAEFAERYGGDRPPRALLDELRRSLAPFVLRRLKSSVLDELPEKFEDLRFCSLARAQETLYRDVVATRGAALAKVLRSGDGPVPYLHVFALLNQLKQICDHPALALRDLDRASDHVSGKWNLFKEILAECLDSGHKVVVFSQYLGMIELMRRHLVAGGTEHEILIGKSRNRGALVERFNNDPDCRVFLASLKAGGTGIDLVGASIVIHYDRWWNAAREDQATDRVHRIGQKRAVQVFKLVTQGTLEERIAAMIDRKRQLLEDVVEEDDPRLSKVFSREELLELLSPP encoded by the coding sequence ATGTCCGATCTGATCAATTTCGAATTTCTGGGAACCGGAATCGGCCTGCTTTCGATGCCCGGAGGCGACGGCCATACGGCGATCTACGTCGGCAAGGTCGCCAACCTGTCGCGCCCCCTGCGCTCATGTACCTGCCGCGAGAGCAATCGCAAGACCTGCCGTCACTTGCTCGCCCTGGCGAAGGGCGTGGCGTCGGCGCGCAAGCGGTGGTCTGGACGTAGCTTCCAGGAGTTCTTCGAGAGCACCGTATGGCATCGCCTGGCCGGGCTGCTGCACGAGGCGCGGCCACCGGCTTGCGACGTGGTGCGGGTGGCGTCCGTCGGTGGGGCGGTGCGGGTGACCATGCCCGACGGGCGCGAACTGCTGCGCTACGTGGACGCCTCGCCGGCGCGCCTGCGCTTCCTGGAGCGCACTGGCAAGGCCCCGGTGGGTGATGGCTCGACGGTTGATCGGGCCGAACTCCTGGAGCGGTTGGCCCTCTTCCAGCTCAACACTTCGGAGTACCGCCTGCGTCAGGCGGGCATGCCTTCGAACCGCGAGTCCTGGCAGCGCAGCATCTGGTACCGGGTGGCGTATCACTGCGTGCGGGAGTTCGGCGACGGCGGCACCTTCCATCCGGCGGTGGACAAGGAAGAGGGCACCTTCGTGGTGACCTACCGCGACCCGGAAGGCCGCGCGGTGTTGGAGATCAGCGTGCCGCGACCGCGGGTGGACCAGATGCTGCGGCTGTTGGCGACCGCCTACCCGGCCCAGGACGACCTCAAAGTGCGGCCGATCCCGCTCCAGGCGCTGCGCAAAGTGATGGGGGACTCGGACCTCGAGGTGGAGGTGCGGCCGGTGCTCCGCGCCCTCGACGAGCACGGGGTCGAGCGCTTCTTCGAAATCCGGGAGCGTTTCCGCTACGGAGACCTGGCGTACCTGTGGGAACTCGGTGTGCTGGTGCGGATTGACGGCGGTGCGGCGGACCAACCGCTGACCCGCCTGCGCCTGGAACGCGGGCAGATCGCCACCTTTCTGGACGAGAACCGCGACGCGCTAGCGGAGGGCACCCTGGTGCTCGACCAGCCGCTCCAGCACCTCAACGTCTTCAAGGAGGTCGACGATCTGCGGGTCCTTGTGGGCGAGGGCGAGCGCTGGGACGAGGTGACCGTGTACTGCGGCTTTGGGGACGACGAGATCCCGTTGACGGAGATCGCCCAGGCGAAGAAGGCCGGTCTGCCGTTCCTCGAAACGGAGAGCGGCTGGGTGGACTTGAACTCCCCGGCCATCCGTTCCTTGACGGCGTTGGGCGGTGCCACCGGCGAGATGTCCGCCGGTCATCTCCTACGGCTCAAGGGTGCCCTTGGCGAAGGGGTGCGGTTGGCCGGCGAAGAGGCCGGCCGGGAATGGCTCGATCGCATCATCGACCTGCGGCCGTCGGAACCCTGGCGCGCCACGCCGGGACTTCGCTCGGAACTGCGTCCGTACCAGCGCCACGGGGTCGACTGGCTGCGCTTTCTGGTCGAAAACCGCCTTGGCGGTTTGCTGTGCGATGACATGGGCTTGGGCAAAACCCACCAGGCCATGGCGTTGATGGTTTCGCTCCTCGAACAGGGAGAAGGCGGCGAGGGTCCCTTCCTGGTGGTCTGTCCGACCAGCGTGGTGCCGCATTGGGAGAACAAGATTCGTGAGCACGCGCCGGGCCTCAAGGTAGAGGTGCACCACGGCCCGGATCGCGATCTTGAAACCTCCCTATCGGTGGGACCGCGGGCCGTGATCCTGACTTCCTACGGCGTCATGCTGCGGGACGCCAAGGCCCTCGCCAAGGTCGCCTTCCGGGTGATCTTCTTCGACGAGATCCAACACCTCAAAAACCGCCAAACCCAGGCCTTCAAGGCGGCCCGGACGCTCAAGGCGGAGTCCTTCTTAGGGCTCACCGGCACGCCCGTCGAGAACGCCCTGCAAGAACTCAAGACCCTGATGGACGTCGTGCTGCCGGGCTACCTGGGGACCGACGCTGAATTCGCCGAGCGCTACGGCGGCGATCGGCCGCCGCGGGCGCTGCTCGATGAACTGCGTCGCAGCCTGGCGCCCTTCGTCCTGCGGCGCCTCAAGTCCTCGGTACTCGATGAGTTGCCGGAGAAGTTCGAAGATCTGCGATTCTGCTCCCTGGCGAGAGCCCAGGAAACGCTCTACCGTGACGTCGTGGCTACCCGCGGCGCCGCGCTGGCGAAGGTCCTGCGCTCCGGCGACGGGCCGGTGCCGTACCTCCACGTCTTCGCGCTGCTCAACCAGCTCAAGCAGATCTGCGACCATCCGGCCCTCGCCCTGCGCGACCTCGACCGGGCGTCGGACCACGTCTCCGGAAAGTGGAACCTGTTCAAAGAGATCCTCGCCGAGTGCCTCGACAGTGGCCACAAAGTCGTCGTCTTCAGCCAGTACCTGGGGATGATCGAACTGATGCGGCGCCACCTGGTCGCCGGTGGCACTGAGCACGAGATCTTGATCGGCAAGAGCCGCAATCGCGGTGCCCTTGTCGAGCGCTTCAACAACGATCCCGACTGCCGGGTGTTCCTCGCCAGCCTCAAGGCCGGCGGTACCGGCATCGACTTGGTGGGGGCGTCGATCGTCATCCACTACGACCGCTGGTGGAACGCCGCCCGCGAAGACCAAGCCACCGACCGGGTGCATCGCATCGGCCAAAAGCGCGCCGTCCAGGTGTTCAAGCTGGTCACCCAGGGGACACTGGAAGAGCGCATCGCGGCGATGATCGACCGCAAGCGCCAACTTCTCGAAGACGTTGTCGAAGAAGACGACCCCCGCCTCTCCAAGGTCTTCAGCCGCGAAGAACTCCTCGAACTCCTCTCCCCCCCGTAA
- a CDS encoding tetratricopeptide repeat protein, with amino-acid sequence MSNAVTREMVQWARRSVPKRATDEARFTALIEALLDHGMREVEGPTEAAPVAFADRRANCVSMAHLVVGLARRLKIPAYFVLLRAPPLVEKRGDLRVVNGHLAAAVGPLESPTVGDFVGTTSISTVPLAPGEEAVASGEAVTPTLPLAPVSDATAGAIFELNLGAERLLARDVEGAVRHLGAAVALDPEFEQAWLNLGVALRRSGNRGAAAGAYRRALVLNPDLLAARQNLALLETTPSEISGP; translated from the coding sequence TTGTCCAACGCCGTGACTCGCGAGATGGTCCAGTGGGCGCGACGGTCGGTTCCGAAGCGCGCAACCGACGAAGCGAGATTCACGGCGCTGATCGAGGCTTTGCTCGACCACGGCATGCGCGAGGTCGAGGGGCCGACGGAGGCTGCGCCCGTTGCCTTCGCGGACCGGCGGGCCAACTGCGTGAGCATGGCCCATCTGGTCGTCGGCCTGGCGCGGCGGCTCAAGATTCCCGCCTACTTCGTTCTGCTGCGCGCGCCTCCTCTGGTCGAGAAGCGAGGCGATCTGAGGGTGGTCAACGGCCACCTGGCGGCGGCGGTAGGTCCCCTAGAGTCCCCAACAGTGGGAGATTTCGTCGGCACGACTTCCATCTCGACCGTTCCCCTGGCACCCGGTGAGGAGGCGGTCGCATCCGGTGAGGCGGTGACTCCGACCCTTCCCCTGGCACCCGTGTCGGATGCAACGGCGGGGGCGATATTCGAATTGAACCTGGGGGCGGAGAGGCTGCTGGCGAGGGACGTCGAGGGCGCGGTGCGGCATCTCGGCGCGGCGGTGGCCCTCGATCCGGAGTTCGAGCAAGCGTGGCTGAATCTCGGGGTTGCCCTGCGCCGGTCCGGCAACCGCGGCGCGGCGGCGGGTGCCTATCGTCGGGCATTGGTTCTCAACCCTGACTTGCTCGCTGCTCGCCAGAACCTTGCATTGTTGGAAACGACCCCTTCCGAGATCTCTGGACCGTAG
- a CDS encoding winged helix-turn-helix domain-containing protein: protein MSPSKTVRFGLFEFDIESGELRRDGHRVRLQPQPAKLLAILLESAGTVVSRDELQKRLWGTAHVQSDLGINFCIRQIREALAESAESPSYVETIRGEGYRFIAPVSHRSEPEPKFRTRLLVGVTAALTLFALGWYWSAGPRQIEENGGIEPAKRIAVLPFEHLTEEPDMEVLALGLSEELTYQLGALQMEHLAVIARSSADRYDPGRETPLVIGRKLRADLLLTGTVRRVGNDLRITAQLVRTADQTLAWGGTFDGDLASLLEIQGKIRHGVMTALSGIVPAPRPRSSPILTPEAYALQLKGRYHLRKQNAEGLAKAVAHFEQLIESEPDFAEAYVDLARAVMSCPNRSFGGSERVSVLLEKAISLDPQSATANLQLGNFRFFSEWDWKGAKDAFEKAIALNGNLAEAHKGLALFYSSQGQHTLALDSVDRALLLDPISVNLQADLGWFLYRARRYSDARQHCLETLDLEPDDWNARSCLLSVALTENDSAEAWVQIKALLKRAESPPADLAELDALAAVDAQGAVATYRARRLARLEESADATYAISLAQAHAEVGNTDRAIFWLEAAYSQRSGFMPFLAIDPALDSVRADARFQSLLERLELPRHGSLDSEQLASNRSVS, encoded by the coding sequence ATGAGCCCATCCAAAACGGTGAGATTCGGTCTCTTCGAGTTCGATATCGAAAGTGGGGAACTGCGTCGTGATGGCCACAGGGTCAGGCTGCAGCCACAGCCCGCCAAGCTGTTGGCCATCCTCCTAGAGTCGGCGGGCACTGTCGTCTCGCGAGATGAACTACAGAAGCGTCTGTGGGGTACGGCCCATGTCCAGTCGGACCTGGGAATCAACTTCTGCATCCGACAGATTCGCGAAGCCTTGGCGGAGAGCGCCGAGAGCCCAAGCTATGTAGAAACGATTCGAGGAGAAGGGTACCGGTTTATCGCCCCGGTAAGCCACCGGTCCGAGCCAGAGCCCAAATTCCGGACCAGGCTTCTGGTAGGTGTCACGGCGGCCCTGACTCTCTTTGCCCTCGGCTGGTATTGGAGTGCAGGTCCTCGCCAAATCGAAGAGAACGGCGGAATCGAACCTGCGAAGCGGATTGCCGTCCTTCCGTTCGAACACCTGACCGAGGAGCCCGACATGGAGGTCCTCGCTCTGGGTCTCAGTGAAGAGCTGACCTACCAGCTTGGAGCCCTCCAAATGGAACACCTGGCGGTCATCGCTCGGAGCTCTGCCGACCGCTACGACCCAGGCCGCGAAACGCCACTGGTGATCGGCCGCAAGCTGAGGGCGGACCTTCTGCTCACGGGCACCGTTCGGAGAGTCGGCAATGACCTGCGAATCACCGCTCAGTTGGTACGCACAGCGGATCAAACCTTGGCCTGGGGCGGAACTTTCGACGGCGACTTGGCCAGTCTCCTCGAGATTCAAGGCAAGATTCGTCACGGGGTCATGACGGCCCTTTCAGGCATTGTGCCCGCCCCACGACCGCGTTCCAGCCCAATCCTCACTCCAGAGGCCTATGCACTTCAGCTCAAAGGGCGGTACCACTTGCGCAAGCAGAATGCCGAGGGCCTTGCCAAGGCCGTCGCCCATTTTGAACAACTGATCGAAAGCGAGCCGGACTTCGCTGAAGCCTACGTCGACCTGGCCCGTGCCGTGATGTCGTGCCCCAACAGATCCTTTGGTGGATCCGAGCGCGTGAGCGTGCTGCTCGAGAAGGCCATTTCCCTCGATCCCCAATCGGCGACAGCCAACTTGCAGCTCGGCAATTTCCGTTTCTTCTCCGAATGGGATTGGAAGGGAGCGAAGGATGCCTTTGAAAAGGCCATCGCCCTGAACGGCAATCTGGCAGAGGCCCACAAGGGGTTAGCGCTTTTCTACTCGAGCCAAGGACAACACACACTGGCGCTCGACAGCGTAGATCGCGCCCTGCTCCTCGATCCGATCTCGGTCAACTTGCAGGCTGATCTTGGCTGGTTCCTCTATCGCGCCCGGCGCTACTCGGACGCTCGACAGCATTGTCTCGAGACGTTGGATCTGGAACCCGATGACTGGAATGCACGGTCTTGCCTTCTTTCCGTCGCCCTAACCGAGAACGATAGTGCTGAAGCCTGGGTCCAAATTAAGGCACTGCTCAAGCGAGCGGAGAGTCCGCCAGCAGATCTCGCGGAGCTAGACGCTCTTGCCGCCGTCGACGCCCAAGGGGCGGTCGCGACGTATCGCGCCCGACGCCTTGCCCGCCTGGAGGAGAGTGCCGACGCCACCTACGCCATTTCCCTGGCCCAGGCCCATGCTGAAGTCGGAAATACCGACCGGGCTATCTTTTGGCTCGAGGCGGCTTACTCCCAGCGCTCCGGCTTCATGCCCTTCCTGGCCATCGATCCAGCACTCGACTCGGTCAGGGCAGATGCCCGATTCCAGTCGCTTCTCGAGCGCCTCGAGCTGCCACGGCACGGGTCCCTGGATTCTGAACAACTCGCATCGAATCGGTCCGTTAGCTGA
- a CDS encoding DUF6503 family protein has protein sequence MKPVARFRPRSLLAAAVLILGLLVLAAVPAAADTLPIVEKSIALHGGDILEHSVVELEICSRSGCTALEVETDGERYRHVASGEVGEVERRVEATNDSVTLWEDGEEVPIAADDEQRYRDWVSARVYFAFLPKRLEDSSVNLRDLGLVDWQGRSLHKVEATFDTGSSTAAADTYIYWFDPETARVEQFAYSFGSKGGLRFRPAFNYRQVEGVTFFDQKNYGVENPQITTGDIDPEIADGMELVSTVTLKNISVRPLKP, from the coding sequence ATGAAACCCGTTGCTCGCTTCCGCCCCCGATCTCTTTTGGCCGCCGCCGTTTTGATCTTGGGGCTGCTCGTCCTGGCGGCCGTGCCGGCCGCCGCGGACACTCTGCCGATCGTCGAGAAATCCATCGCCCTGCACGGTGGCGACATCCTGGAACACTCGGTGGTGGAGCTCGAAATCTGTTCGCGCTCCGGCTGTACGGCTCTCGAAGTCGAGACCGACGGCGAGCGCTACCGCCACGTGGCGAGCGGCGAGGTCGGAGAGGTCGAGCGGCGGGTGGAGGCCACCAACGACTCGGTCACCCTGTGGGAGGACGGCGAAGAGGTACCGATTGCCGCCGACGACGAGCAGCGATATCGCGATTGGGTGAGCGCCCGGGTGTACTTCGCCTTCCTGCCAAAGCGGTTGGAGGATTCCTCGGTCAATCTGCGGGATCTCGGTCTGGTCGATTGGCAGGGCCGGTCGCTGCACAAGGTCGAGGCGACCTTTGACACCGGATCCAGCACCGCCGCCGCCGACACCTACATCTACTGGTTCGATCCGGAAACCGCCCGCGTCGAACAGTTCGCCTACAGCTTCGGCTCCAAGGGTGGGCTACGTTTTCGTCCGGCGTTCAACTACCGGCAGGTGGAGGGCGTGACGTTCTTCGACCAGAAGAACTACGGGGTAGAGAACCCGCAGATCACCACCGGTGACATCGACCCCGAGATCGCCGACGGAATGGAACTGGTCTCCACGGTGACCTTGAAGAACATCTCCGTCCGTCCGCTGAAGCCTTGA